The stretch of DNA GTTTCTGCTTTCTTTGGTAAAGAGCTACGTCAAGATGTTAACCCTGATGAAGCTGTTGCTATTGGCGCAGCTGTTCAAGCGGGCGTACTTTCTGGCGACGTTAAAGACGTATTGCTACTAGACGTTACGCCACTGTCTCTAGGTATTGAGACTATGGGCAGTGTAATGACTAAGCTTATCGAGAAGAACACCACTATCCCGACTAAAGCGTCACAAACGTTCTCGACTGCTGACGACAACCAAAGTGCTGTGACTATTCACGTACTTCAAGGTGAGCGTAAGCAATCAAGCGGTAACAAGTCTCTAGGTCAATTCAACCTAGAAGGTATTGAGCCAGCTCCACGTGGCATGCCACAAGTTGAAGTTGCTTTCGATATTGATGCCGATGGTATCTTGCATGTCTCAGCGACAGACAAGAAAACGGGCAAAGCACAGAACATTACGATTAAAGCCTCTTCAGGTCTAAGTGATGAAGAAGTTGAAGCAATGGTTCGTGATGCTGAAGCTCACGCTGATGAAGATGCTAAGTTCGAAGAGCTAGTCACAGCGCGTAACCAAGCCGATGGCATGGTTCACTCAACGAAGAAGCAAATCGAAGAAGCCGGTGAAGCATTACCTGCTGACGAAAAAGAGAAGATTGAAGCTGCAATGGCTGCTGTTGACACTGCCACTAAAGGCAATGACAAAGAAGCGATTGAAAAAGCGACTCAAGAGCTAATGGAAGCCTCTTCTAAGCTAATGGAAATTGCCCAAGCTAAAGCGCAAGCACAGCAAGGTCAACCAGAAGGCGCAGACGAAGCTCAACAAGACGTTCACGCAGCTGATGATGTTGTTGACGCTGAGTTTGAAGAAGTGAAAGACGACAAAAAATAATGCCGGATAACTCCTAATTTATTCTAGCGGGCGTTATGAGGAAACTCTAACGCCCGTTCGTGTAACTCCAGCAAAGAAAGCATGAGATTATGTCAAAGCGAGATTTTTACGAAGTATTAGGTGTCGGACGTGACGCCAGCGAACGCGAAGTGAAAAAAGCTTATAAGCGTTTAGCAATGAAGTTTCACCCAGATCGCAACCCAGGTGATAAAGAAGCAGAAGCTAACTTTAAAGAAGTTAAAGAAGCTTACGAAATCCTTACCGACAGCGATAAGAAAGCCGCCTATGATCAGTTTGGTCATGCTGGTGTTGATCCTAATCGTGGTGGTGGCGGTCAAGGCGGTGCTGATTTTGGCGACGTGTTTGGCGATGTATTTGGTGATATCTTCGGTGGTGGCCGTCGTGGCGGCGGCGGACAACGTCAAGCTGCACGCGGAAGCGATCTACGTTACAACCTTGAACTGTCTTTAGAAGAAGCGGTTAAAGGTTTAAGCAAAGAACTGCGCATTCCAACATTGGTCGCGTGTGAACCTTGTAATGGTAGTGGTGCTAAGAAAGGCTCATCACCAACCACTTGTGGTACCTGTCATGGCCAAGGCCAAGTGCAGATGCGTCAAGGGTTCTTTGCGGTTCAGCAAGCTTGTCCTACTTGTCATGGTCGCGGTAAGATCATTAAAGATCCTTGTAATAAGTGTCATGGCGAAGGTCGTGTTGAGAAGAGCAAAACCTTGGCTGTTAAGATCCCAGCAGGGGTTGATACCGGCGATCGTATTCGTTTAACTGGCGAAGGCGAAGCGGGTGAGTTTGGTGCACCTGCCGGTGACCTATATGTTCAGGTCAGTGTACGTGAACATGCTATTTTCCAGCGCGATGGCAATAACCTTTATTGCGAAGTGCCAATTTCATTTAGCAAGGCGGCGTTGGGCGGCGAGATTGAAGTACCGACATTAGACGGTAAGGTTAATCTTAAAATCCCAACCGAAACGCAAACAGGCCGTATGTTCCGTATGCGCGGTAAAGGCGTTAAGTCTGTACGCAGTCACGCTGTTGGTGACTTGTTATGCAAGGTTGTAATGGAAACTCCGGTTAACCTTAATGAGCGTCAGAAAGAGTTACTTCGTGAATTCGAAGATACACTCACTGGCGAATCAAAAAAACATAGCCCTAAAGCTGACGGTTTTTTTGACGGTGTTAAAAAGTTTTTCCAAGATCTGAATAGCTAATAAAGGTCATCGACTGGCCGATTTAGAACGACTAAAGCCTCGCATAGCGAGGCTTTTTTTTACTTAAAAATAATGGATTTAACCCACGATGAAAGGATTACTCCTAATTGTTAGCGCCTTATTGCTAATATCAGGTTGCGCGACGCATCACTCCCCGACAGGCCGAAATCAAACACTGCTGTTTTCTGCTCAAGAGATGTCGCAGCTAGGGGACTCATCTTTTGTTGAACTTAAAAAGACAGAAAAAATTAGCGATGATATTCAACTGAACCAATTTGTTGATTGTGTGGCGGCTCGAATTACACGGGCACTACCAGAGCAAGGTCAGCGTTGGGAGGTTATTGTGTTCGACTCTAAACAAGTGAATGCCTTTGCACTGCCTGGTCGGCATATAGGTGTTTACACTGGCTTACTCAACGTTGCCATCAATGAAGATCAATTGGCGACGGTTATTAGCCATGAAGTTGCCCATGTTCTGGCTAATCATAGCAATGAGCAAGTATCGCGCGCGAAAATGACTGGAATAGGAATGCAGTTTGCGGATCTTGCTCTAGATGTTGGTGGTGTTTCAAATCAAGAGGGGTATATGGCCGCCTTAGATTTAGGCATTCAAGTGGGGTATATGTTGCCTTATGGTCGAGAGCAAGAAAGTGAAGCCGATATTATGGGGGTACAATTGATGGCTTCTGCAGGGTTTAATCCTGCAGAAAGTGTAGCACTGTGGCGTAATATGGCCAAAGCGGGTGGTGAACAAGGTCCTGAATTACTATCTACCCACCCATCATATGGCCAGCGCATTGAATCATTACAGGAAATGCAGGCTAAAGCTCAACATCTTTATGAGGCTAACCGTGTTAGTGTGAAAGATACTTGTCAAAGGCCAAAATAGCTGCGCTTTTTAGGGCTATATCACAGAAAATATGCTAAGGTTTCGCGCGAAAATTCATTGAATCATTAAGAGAATAATCATTATGTCTGATAAGTTCAGTACAATTGAAGAGCAAGCAAGTTACGGTGTTGGTCGTCAACTAGGTGAGCAACTCGCTGCTAACTCATTTGAGGGTATCGATATTTCAGCTGCTCAATTGGGTCTATCTGACGCTTTTGAAGGTAAAGAAAGTATTGTTGATATGCAAGATATGCAAGTCGCATTTACTGAAATCAGCCAACGCATCCAGAAAGTGCAAGAAGCTGCCGCTGCCGCTGCATCAGAAGAGGGTGATAAGTACCTAGTTGATAACGCTGCACGTGACGGAATATTGACCACTGAATCTGGCCTACAGTATGAAATTATTGCTGAAGGTAATGGCGACAAGCCTGATTATGATTCAACTGTACGTGTTCATTACCACGGTACTTTCATCTCTGGTAATATATTTGATAGTTCAGTTGCTCGTGGCGAGCCTGCTGAATTTCCAGTGTCTGGCGTTATCGCTGGTTGGACTGAAGCATTACAACTAATGCCTGTCGGTTCTAAGTGGAAGTTGTTCGTGCCGCATCACCTAGCATACGGTGAGCGTGGAGCGGGTGCTTCAATTCCACCGTATTCAGCTTTGGTATTCGAAGTTGAATTGTTAGATATTATCTAAGTTAGCCAATAAGCCTAAGTTAATACTTAGGCTTTTTTTTGACATTTGTAAGGAGTGACCGAGATGACTGAAAAAGTAAGAGTGGCTATTACCGGCGGCAGTGGTCGTATGGGACGTACTCTTATTGAAGCGGCTAAACAGAATGATCTCATTTTGTTAGGTGCTGCGATTGAGCGTGCGGGTTCTACGTTGATGGGTGTTGACGCGGGAGAACTTGCAGGTGTGGGCGCAATGAATGTTGCGATTACCGACTCACTAGACAAGGCCGTTGATGATTTTGATGTGCTCATCGACTTTACTTCGCCTGAAGCTAGTGTCATCCATGCTGGTTGGTGTGCTAACAATGGCAAAGCTATTGTTATCGGCACAACCGGATTCAATCATGCTCAAAAAGAGCAAATTTCAGCATACTCTAAACAAGTGCCAATTGTGATGGCGCCTAATATGGCTGTCGGCGTAAACCTCATGTGGAAGCTGCTTGAAGTGGCTGCCGAAGTGATGGGTCATTATAGTGATATCGAGATTATCGAAGGCCACCACCGTTATAAGAAAGACGCCCCTTCAGGGACGGCACTCAAAATGGGTGAAGTCATCGCTGAAACGTTAGGCCGTGATCTGGATAAATGTGCCGTATATGGCAGAGAAGGGATCACTGGTGAGCGCGATAGAGAAACCATTGGTTTTTCGACCATACGCGCTGGCGATATTGTTGGTGAACATACTGCAATGTTTGCCGATATTGGCGAGCGACTCGAAATAACCCATAAAGCATCGAGTCGAATGACCTTTGCTAATGGAGCGATGCGGGCTGCATCCTGGTTGGTCGTTCAGGGCGAAGGGCTCTATGATATGCAGCAAGTCCTTGGCCTAAAACAATAAATATTAAAAACCGCTATTAGCGGTTTTTTTTTGCGCGAACAGTTATTTTTGTTAAAAGCACAGTTCCGCTATAGACGAATACCCATTTTCCATATAAACTCGGCGGAATTTGTCAAAATTTCGTATTTTATCGAAAGTTGGTATTTTAAAAAAACACAAAAAACATTGTATTTCAATGATTTGGCTCTTTCCGGAGGTCGCGTTGACAAAGTCTGCCTTACTCGTACTTGAAGATGGAACCGTTTTTTCTGGCACTGCAATTGGTGCTGAAGGGATGTCTGTTGGTGAAGTGGTATTTAACACTTCAATGACTGGTTACCAAGAAATTTTGACTGATCCATCGTATTCACGTCAAATCGTAACCTTAACTTACCCACATATCGGTAATACTGGCACCAATGATGAAGACACAGAGTCGTCATCTGTTCATGCTTGTGGTCTTATTATTCGAGACTTGCCGCTTACCGCAAGTAATTTTCGAAATCAGCAATCTTTAAGTGACTACTTAAAGGCCAACAACGTCGTTGGTATTGCGGATATTGATACCCGTAAATTGACTCGTATTTTACGAGAAAAAGGCGCCCAAGCAGGATGTATTCTTGTGGGTGACTTAGATGAAGCCAAGGCGCTAGCAGCTGCTAAAGCGTTCCCTGGTTTAAAAGGCATGGATTTAGCCAAAGAAGTCACCACCACTGAAGCCTATCAATGGCGTAGCGGTAGCTGGCGTCTTGTGGGCGGTTTACCGTCTGATAAGACTGAAGCAGAGCTTAAGTATAAAGTCGTTGCTTATGATTACGGTGTTAAGCGTAACATTTTGCGCATGTTAGTCGACCGTGGCTGTGACGTCACTGTTGTTCCGGCACAAACACCTGCATCGACAGTGTTAGCGATGAACCCCGATGGGATTTTCCTATCAAATGGTCCTGGTGACCCAGAACCATGTGACTATGCAATTACGGCGATTCAAGAGATTTTAAAGACTGAAATTCCTGTCTTTGGTATCTGTTTAGGTCACCAGTTATTAGCATTAGCCTCAGGCGCTAAAACCTTGAAAATGAAATTTGGTCATCACGGTGCAAACCACCCAGTGAGCAATATCGAGCAAGGCAATGTAATGATCACCAGTCAAAACCACGGTTTTGCTGCAGATGAAACAACACTGCCAGCCAATATTAAAGTGACTCACAAGTCACTGTTTGATGGTTCTTTGCAAGGTATTCACCTTACTGATAAGCCAGCGTTTAGCTTCCAGGGTCACCCTGAAGCAAGCCCTGGACCACATGATGCCGCGCCATTGTTTAATCATTTCATTGACTTGATTGAACTGTATCGCCAGAACGCCAAGTAGTAACCTCATCCGGGAGAAGATTTAAGCAATGCCAAAACGTACCGATATAAAGAGTATTCTTATCCTAGGGGCTGGACCAATTGTTATTGGCCAAGCCTGTGAGTTTGACTACTCAGGCGCTCAAGCCTGTAAAGCCCTACGCGAAGAGGGTTACCGAGTTATTCTTGTTAACTCTAACCCTGCAACGATTATGACTGACCCAGAGATGGCCGATGCAACTTATATCGAGCCGATTCACTGGGAAGTAGTACGCAACATTATTGCTAAAGAGCGCCCAGATGCGATCTTACCAACAATGGGTGGCCAGACTGCACTTAACTGTGCTCTCGAGCTTGAAAGCCGTGGCGTACTAAAAGAGTTCAATGTCGATATGATTGGCGCTACAGCCGATGCAATCGATAAAGCGGAAGACCGCAGCCGTTTTGATAAGGCGATGAAGTCGATTGGACTTGAATGTCCTCGTGCCGGTATCGCTCATAATATGGATGAAGCTCGCGCTGTATTAGCAGAAGTCGGCTATCCATGTATTATTCGCCCATCATTCACCATGGGCGGCAGCGGTGGCGGCATCGCGTACAACAAAGAA from Shewanella sp. Choline-02u-19 encodes:
- the dnaJ gene encoding molecular chaperone DnaJ gives rise to the protein MSKRDFYEVLGVGRDASEREVKKAYKRLAMKFHPDRNPGDKEAEANFKEVKEAYEILTDSDKKAAYDQFGHAGVDPNRGGGGQGGADFGDVFGDVFGDIFGGGRRGGGGQRQAARGSDLRYNLELSLEEAVKGLSKELRIPTLVACEPCNGSGAKKGSSPTTCGTCHGQGQVQMRQGFFAVQQACPTCHGRGKIIKDPCNKCHGEGRVEKSKTLAVKIPAGVDTGDRIRLTGEGEAGEFGAPAGDLYVQVSVREHAIFQRDGNNLYCEVPISFSKAALGGEIEVPTLDGKVNLKIPTETQTGRMFRMRGKGVKSVRSHAVGDLLCKVVMETPVNLNERQKELLREFEDTLTGESKKHSPKADGFFDGVKKFFQDLNS
- a CDS encoding M48 family metallopeptidase — encoded protein: MKGLLLIVSALLLISGCATHHSPTGRNQTLLFSAQEMSQLGDSSFVELKKTEKISDDIQLNQFVDCVAARITRALPEQGQRWEVIVFDSKQVNAFALPGRHIGVYTGLLNVAINEDQLATVISHEVAHVLANHSNEQVSRAKMTGIGMQFADLALDVGGVSNQEGYMAALDLGIQVGYMLPYGREQESEADIMGVQLMASAGFNPAESVALWRNMAKAGGEQGPELLSTHPSYGQRIESLQEMQAKAQHLYEANRVSVKDTCQRPK
- a CDS encoding FKBP-type peptidyl-prolyl cis-trans isomerase, with the protein product MSDKFSTIEEQASYGVGRQLGEQLAANSFEGIDISAAQLGLSDAFEGKESIVDMQDMQVAFTEISQRIQKVQEAAAAAASEEGDKYLVDNAARDGILTTESGLQYEIIAEGNGDKPDYDSTVRVHYHGTFISGNIFDSSVARGEPAEFPVSGVIAGWTEALQLMPVGSKWKLFVPHHLAYGERGAGASIPPYSALVFEVELLDII
- the dapB gene encoding 4-hydroxy-tetrahydrodipicolinate reductase, which translates into the protein MTEKVRVAITGGSGRMGRTLIEAAKQNDLILLGAAIERAGSTLMGVDAGELAGVGAMNVAITDSLDKAVDDFDVLIDFTSPEASVIHAGWCANNGKAIVIGTTGFNHAQKEQISAYSKQVPIVMAPNMAVGVNLMWKLLEVAAEVMGHYSDIEIIEGHHRYKKDAPSGTALKMGEVIAETLGRDLDKCAVYGREGITGERDRETIGFSTIRAGDIVGEHTAMFADIGERLEITHKASSRMTFANGAMRAASWLVVQGEGLYDMQQVLGLKQ
- the carA gene encoding glutamine-hydrolyzing carbamoyl-phosphate synthase small subunit; this translates as MIWLFPEVALTKSALLVLEDGTVFSGTAIGAEGMSVGEVVFNTSMTGYQEILTDPSYSRQIVTLTYPHIGNTGTNDEDTESSSVHACGLIIRDLPLTASNFRNQQSLSDYLKANNVVGIADIDTRKLTRILREKGAQAGCILVGDLDEAKALAAAKAFPGLKGMDLAKEVTTTEAYQWRSGSWRLVGGLPSDKTEAELKYKVVAYDYGVKRNILRMLVDRGCDVTVVPAQTPASTVLAMNPDGIFLSNGPGDPEPCDYAITAIQEILKTEIPVFGICLGHQLLALASGAKTLKMKFGHHGANHPVSNIEQGNVMITSQNHGFAADETTLPANIKVTHKSLFDGSLQGIHLTDKPAFSFQGHPEASPGPHDAAPLFNHFIDLIELYRQNAK